In the Armatimonadota bacterium genome, TCCTCCCACGAACGCATCGGCCGCCCGCGCGCCGTTGAGCAGCGTGCGCACGGCCGTGCGGTCGAGCCACCGGGACGGGTACCCGTCCTCTGCCAGGAGCTGCGCGTTGTGCTCGAGCGCGGCCGCCTCTGCAGGCGAGGCGGCCAGCGCGACGCTGCCCCCGCGCTCGAGCCCGCACGCAAGCCCCTCGCGCGCGCAGACCTCCAGGAGGCGTTCCCGGTTCTCGACGGTGAACGCCCACAGGTCGCGGGCCGCCTGGCGCCCGTAGCGCGCCGCGAGGTCGGCGAAGTCGGGCGAGGTGCCCTCCAGCAGGAAGCCGCCGTTGCGGCCGGTCGCGCCGGCGCCAACGACCGCCGCCTCGAGGACCACCGCGGCCACGCCCTGCGCGGCCAGCCAGTAGGCGGTGGCGACGCCGGTCAGCCCCGCGCCGAGAATCGCCACCGGCCCGCGGACGTCGCCGCGCAGCGCCGGACGCGCCGGGGACGGCTCGTCGAGCCACAGTGACAGCGTCACGTCGCGCTCCCGGGCGACCGCGCGAGGGTGCAGCCCCTGTTAGCCCAACCGTCCCCGGAGCCGCGGGTCGGCCAGGTCGCGCAGGCCGTCGCCCAGCAGGTTCAGCCCGAGCACCGTCACCAGGATGGCCAGGCCGGGGAAGATCGTGATCCACGCCGCGGTCTGCATGAACATGCGCCCGGTGGTGATGATGGTGCCCCACGACGGGATGTAGGGCGGCAGCCCCACCCCCAGGAACGACAGCGCGGCCTCGGCCAGCACCGACTCGGCGAAGATGAACGTGCTCTGCACGATCACCGGCGCCAGGCAGTTGGGGAGGATGTGGCGGGCCAGGATGCGGGCGTCGGTGGCGCCCAGGGCCTGGGCGGCCTGCACGTAGTCGAGCTCGCGCACCACCAAAGTCACGCCGCGCACCACGCGCGCCACCCGCGGGGTGAAGACCACGGCCAGGGCGATGATGACGTTGGACAGGCGGGCCCCCAGCGCTGCCATCAGCGCGATGGCCAGCAGGGTGGTGGGGAAGGCCATCAGCCCGTCGAGGATGCGCATCAGTACCCGGTCGACGCGGTTGGAGTACCCCGCGGTCAGGCCCAGGACGATGCCCGCGCCGGCAGCGCACCCCACCACCAGGCTGCCGACCAGCAGCGAGACGCGCGCGCCGTAGATCACCCGGCTGAGGATGTCGCGCCCGACGTTGTCGGTGCCCATGGGGTGGGCCCGGCTGGGCCCCAGCAGCCGCTGCGGCACGTCGATCTCCAGCGGATCGTAGGGCGCGAGCACGGGCGCCAGCAGGGCCACCAGCACCATGGCCAGGACGACCGCGCCCCCCACCAGCGTCGACCGGCTCCGTCGCAGGCCGCGGACCACGAGGGTGGCCAGCGATGCCGGGCGGGGCAGGGCCGGGAGCGCCCGGGCACCCGGGGCGACCGCCGGCTCCGACGACGTCACGCCTTCACGCATACTTCACCCGCGGGTCGAGGTAGACGTAGAGCACGTCGATCAGGAGGTTGACCAGCACGTAGATCGCCGCGATGAACATCAGCACGCCCTGGATCACGGGGTAGTCGCGCCGCAGCACCGACGAGATGACCAGCCGGCCCACGCCCGGCAGGGCGAACACGGTCTCGGTCACGATGGCGCCGGCCAGCAGCCCGCCCATGGCCAGCCCGATCACCGTGACGGTGGGGATCATGGCGTTGCGCAGCGCGTGGCGGAAGACCACGCGCCGCTCCGCGTTGCCCTTGGCCCGCGCGGTGCGGATGAAGTCCTGGCCCAGGACCTCGAGCATGCTCGAGCGCGTCATGCGGGCGATCAATGCCGACCCCGAGAAGCCCAGGGTGACCGCCGGGAGCACCAGCGAGCGCAGCGCCCCTGCCAGGGACTGCTCGACGGGCACGTAGCCGGCCACCGGCAGCAGGCCCAGCCAGACCGAGAAGATCAGGATGAGGTTCAGGCCCAGCCAGAAGTTCGGCATCGAGACCCCGAACAGCGCCACGCCCATCGACGCCTGGTCGATCCACGAGTTGCGCCGCACCGCCGCCACCACCCCCGCCGGGATGCCGATGGCGGTGGCGATGGCCAGCGAGAGGACCGTCAGCAGCAGCGTCGGCTCCAGGCGCTCGACGATGGCCTGCAGCACCGGGCGTTGCAGGAAGATCGAGTAGCCGAGGTCGCCGCGCAACGTGCGGCTGTACCAGCGCGCCAGCTGGACCAGCAGCGGGCGGTCCAGGCCCATCAGCTGCCGCAGGTTCGCCAGGTCCTCCTGGGTCGCGTCGGGGCCCAGCATCACGGCTGCCGGATCGCCCGGGGTCAGGTAGATCAGGAAGAACCCGACGGTGGCCACGATGAGCAGCACGGGCACCAGGGCCAGCAACCGGCGGACGACGTACCCGAGCATGTACTCAGCGCGCCCGGCCGGCGGCCCACCCGGCGGGGACGGCAGCGGGCAGGTACGGGGGCGTCGTCCGGGTATGCGCCCCTACGGTCCCCGGCTGGTGGCGCCCGCGCCCCTCCCGGTCCGGAGAGGCGGTGCCCCGGTCGACGATCCTCCCCATGGTCTGCACGACGACCACCGCGGCAGGCTACCGTTCCAGGTAGGCGGTGCCCAGGTCGATGATCGGCGCCCCCACCACGCCCTTGAGCTCGCGGCGGTGCAGGTGCAGCACGAAGAAGTCGCCGAACTTGATGGCCGCCGCGTCCTCGTAGAACTGCTTCTGCGCGCGCTTCCAGAAGTCGTAACGCACCTTGGGGTCGACGTGTCGGGCCAGCAGCCGCAGCAGGCCCGCCACCTCACGGCTCTCGTACCACCCCGGCCAGGTGGGCAGGATGGCCAGGATGAGCGTGGGATCCGTCAGCGGCGCCAGCATGCCGGTGGTGAAGATGTCCCACAGCTCGGGCCGCGTCCGGCGGGTCAGCAGCGTAGCCCAGTCGGTGGTCACGAGCTCGACGCGCAGGCCCACGGCCTCCAGCTGCGCCCTGGCGATCTGGGTCGCGTCGAAGTAGGTCGGCCGTTCGGGCGACGTCAGCCAGCGGATCGGCTCGCCGCGGTAGCCTGCCTCGGCGATGAGCTGGCGCGCCCGCTGAGGGTTCTTCTGGTTGTAGTACTCCTTGCCGACATCGGTCCAGAACGCCGTCTCCTTGGGCATCAGGCTGGGGTCGAGCCGCCACAGCGCCCGCGGGCCGAAGGCACCGGCCATGATCTTCTCGAGGTCCAGCGCCGCCAGCACGGCGTGACGGAGCGTCTTGTTGGTCATGATGCCCTGGCGCTTGTTGAACTGGCCGAGCAGCCACGAGGCCGACGGTTCCACGAAGGGGACCACGCGGGGATCCTGCCGCAGGCGCTCGTACTCGTCGGGCGGGACGGCGTGGGCGAAGTCGTACTCGCCCCGCTGCACGCCGGCGATGCGCACCGCCGGGTCGGGGACGGGCATGATCAGCGCCGCGTCGAAGTTGGCCGGGCGGGCACCGCCCAGCCCGTCGGCGGGCTCGGCCCGGGGCTGGTAGCGGTCCCAGCGCTCCAGGCGGATGTGGCGGTCGGGGACGTGCTCGGCCAGACGGTAGGGCCCCGTGCCGATGAACCTGCGCACCACGTTGGTCCCGTACTCGTCCACGACCTCCTTGGGGTAGATCGCCGCCCACTGGCCCGGGAACGCCAGCGTGGGGAGCACCAGGGCGTTGGGCTCGGCGAGCCGTAGCTGCACCGTGTACCGGTCGGTCGCGGTCAGGGCCGTCACCTGGCGGAACAGCTCACGGCCCCGGGACGCGACGCGGCCCCAGCGCTGGAGCGAGGCCACCACGTCGTCGGCGGTCAGCTCGCGGCCGTGGTGAAACTGGACGCCCCGGCGTAGCTCGAAGGTGTACTGCTGCCGGTCGGGCGAGACCCGCCAGGTCTGCACCAGCATCGGGACCGGCTCGCTCTTGCTGTTCAGGGTGAAGAGGCCCTCGTAGATGAACCGGGTGATGTCGCCCACGATGGCGGCGGTGGTCCAGTGGATATCCAGGGTGGGCGGTTCGGCGTAGTGGGCGTAGCGCAGGATACCACCACGGCGCACCTGGGCGGGGGCGGGCAGCGCGGCGACCAGCAGCGCCGCAGCCAGCGCGATGCACGCCACGGCGACGGTGGGCTTTCCACGCATCGTCGCACCTCCTGCGGAGTGCTCCTGTATCACCATACTACGGAGCAGGATCGGGGTCCGGGAGCCCCTCCCGATCCACACGGCCCGTGCGCCGACGACCGCTGACGGGAGCCCGGGTCCGACGCAGCCAGCCAGGCGGCCC is a window encoding:
- a CDS encoding ABC transporter permease, with product MREGVTSSEPAVAPGARALPALPRPASLATLVVRGLRRSRSTLVGGAVVLAMVLVALLAPVLAPYDPLEIDVPQRLLGPSRAHPMGTDNVGRDILSRVIYGARVSLLVGSLVVGCAAGAGIVLGLTAGYSNRVDRVLMRILDGLMAFPTTLLAIALMAALGARLSNVIIALAVVFTPRVARVVRGVTLVVRELDYVQAAQALGATDARILARHILPNCLAPVIVQSTFIFAESVLAEAALSFLGVGLPPYIPSWGTIITTGRMFMQTAAWITIFPGLAILVTVLGLNLLGDGLRDLADPRLRGRLG
- a CDS encoding ABC transporter permease; the encoded protein is MLGYVVRRLLALVPVLLIVATVGFFLIYLTPGDPAAVMLGPDATQEDLANLRQLMGLDRPLLVQLARWYSRTLRGDLGYSIFLQRPVLQAIVERLEPTLLLTVLSLAIATAIGIPAGVVAAVRRNSWIDQASMGVALFGVSMPNFWLGLNLILIFSVWLGLLPVAGYVPVEQSLAGALRSLVLPAVTLGFSGSALIARMTRSSMLEVLGQDFIRTARAKGNAERRVVFRHALRNAMIPTVTVIGLAMGGLLAGAIVTETVFALPGVGRLVISSVLRRDYPVIQGVLMFIAAIYVLVNLLIDVLYVYLDPRVKYA
- a CDS encoding ABC transporter substrate-binding protein gives rise to the protein MRGKPTVAVACIALAAALLVAALPAPAQVRRGGILRYAHYAEPPTLDIHWTTAAIVGDITRFIYEGLFTLNSKSEPVPMLVQTWRVSPDRQQYTFELRRGVQFHHGRELTADDVVASLQRWGRVASRGRELFRQVTALTATDRYTVQLRLAEPNALVLPTLAFPGQWAAIYPKEVVDEYGTNVVRRFIGTGPYRLAEHVPDRHIRLERWDRYQPRAEPADGLGGARPANFDAALIMPVPDPAVRIAGVQRGEYDFAHAVPPDEYERLRQDPRVVPFVEPSASWLLGQFNKRQGIMTNKTLRHAVLAALDLEKIMAGAFGPRALWRLDPSLMPKETAFWTDVGKEYYNQKNPQRARQLIAEAGYRGEPIRWLTSPERPTYFDATQIARAQLEAVGLRVELVTTDWATLLTRRTRPELWDIFTTGMLAPLTDPTLILAILPTWPGWYESREVAGLLRLLARHVDPKVRYDFWKRAQKQFYEDAAAIKFGDFFVLHLHRRELKGVVGAPIIDLGTAYLER